A stretch of DNA from Camelus ferus isolate YT-003-E chromosome 18, BCGSAC_Cfer_1.0, whole genome shotgun sequence:
AGCTGCTGCTACCAGCCCCCTCCTTGTACCAGCATCCTCAGTTCCTCCCTGTGGGCGGCTCGgagcccccacctgccctgcatAGCTGACTGCCTGGGCCAGGCTCACCTCCTCTCTGGTACCCTGACAGTCGTCCCCACTTCGTAGGACTGTTGTGACCATTAAGCATGGGAACATAAGGCTTTTTAAGTGGTTATCTTCACTGGCTCTCGGAGTTAGGAACAGCGCTGGTAAGGTTGGAATTGGACTGAACGAGCTGGCATCTTTACAAGGCTGAGTCTGTCTACCCAGGAGCAAGGTCTGTCCCCACTTGATCAGGTGCGTGTTGATGGCCTTATTGCCGCTCCTTCCTGTTGCAGGTGGCTTGGACTGCTCCgtctccttcctgtctcaggtCCTGGGAAAAGCCTGTGTCCATGGGAGACAGAGTGAGTGTTCCTGTCTTGGGAGAACTTCCTGTTGGCTGTCCTGGAGGGGGGGCAGTGTGGGTGCCCTGGGGGGAGATTGCTGCGGTCCCCTCGCCTGGGCCTGGTCCTGGTGAGCCGATACTGGCTGTCCTGGGTCCCTGTGTGGGGACTGCAGTCATTGTCCACCCGACGGGCCCCAGGGCTCAGGACTCCCACTTGCTTCCCCACAGAGGAGCTCCTGGGTGTGCTGGTGCCCCGGCTGACAGCGCTCACCCAGGGCAGCTGCCTCTGGCAGCGGGTCTGCTGGCGCCTGGTGGAGCGCGTGCCCGACCGGGCCATGGAGGCTGTACTGACAGGGCTGGTGGAAGCTGCCTCGGGGTAAGAAGCAAGGCATCCTTCCTGCTGCAGACACTTCTCTCCCAGGAGGGCGGGTGCTGGGGACCCAGATGATGCTTTATTTGCCTGTCTGCATGGGGTCAGCACTCGCGGGGCATGAGTGGTGGCCCCTTGGAAAGGTGGCCGGTCCTTTCTTAGAGTTTGGCTGTGCAAATGCCCATGCTTCCTCACTGCTGACAGGGTTGGCCATCCTGGTCCTGCACAGCCAGGCCGGTCCTTTCCGCCCTCTGCCGGGGCTGCAGTGCCTTCTGTGCACATGTCTGCCTTTGTCTCTGTGCTCACGGAGGTCTGCAGGAAAGGCAGTGCTGGGTTGTCTCGGTGGTCATCCATGTGCCTCCAGATGGTCTCCCAGCCTGAGGGACCTGTTTCTCTGCCAAGGATGTTTCCTCTGTGTTTGACTCTGCATTTCTTTGATTCTGGCTGAGGGTGTGTGTCTTGAAGTTATTGTGAACCATCTGATCATGTTGTTTTACTTGCCTGTGTGTTGGGTTCTCATGAGCAGAGGTACCTTAACACCGGCTCTCCCGGCCGTGCACGGGTCTGTGGCTTTTCACAGGCATCTTGACGGCTACACGAGCCTTCCACACCGTGGGTGCCTGAGTAGGGTTTAGCCTTCTCTGTCTCCTAGGGCTGCCAGTGCTCCCTGCCCCGGGGCTGTAGGTCAGCTTGTATGGGTCTTTCTCCTTgactttttccagttttcttgattttttctttttctttgagtcTTCATGTCTTTGTGTAGAATCTTGAGGGACAAGGGAGGGGAAATGCAGCCCCACTTTCTCTGTGCTGGCTGGAGAGCGTGTCGGGCTCTCACTCGCTGAAGGAAGCAGGGGTCTCTTAGTCCTGATCTGGCTCTGCATACTAAGGCCTGTGGGCCGAATGTGGCCCTCCCCCTGTTTTTAgaagtaaagttttattgacaAAACAGCCATGTTCGGTCCCGTATGTATCTGCCTGTGGCTGATCCTGACTACAGCGTCTCTGCAGAACCTGATGGCCCATAAACTTCGAAATCTTTGCTTTCTGGCCCTTTGTGGGAGAGCTGGCTGCCCTGCTCTAGATGGAGCATTTCACCTGGACTCTGTCAGGGTAGGGCAGGGGCTGCCTGATTCCTGCGTTTACTAGGAGGAAGGAGAGTCAGAACTGACTCAGAGCTGAAGCGCCTGCCTGGCTCCCCGGTGGTGCATGCGGAGCCCGGGGTCCAGCGCAGATCTGTCAGGACTTGGAGCTCATGCTTTTCCCTCTTGCCCCGGCTGTGCCCTGCAGGCCTGAAGTCCTGTCGTGGCTTTTGGGGAACCTGGTGATGAAGAGTAAGAAGGCCCAGTTTGTGATGACCCAGAAGCTCCTGTTCCTACAGTACCGCTACACGGTGAGGGTGCCGGTTGCCCCAGGTCCAAGGGAGATGACTGtgacaggtggggctggggcagtgctTGGTTGCCCTGGAAACATCGCTGTCCTTCAGCCCAGAcacattcccactcctgggctcccTGGCTGGGTGCACCATGTCTGCCTGGCAGACTGACAGGACGCCTGGCTCTGTCGCAGACACCCGTGCTGCGGAGCCTGCTAGGGTACCTGGCCATGGACAGCCAGCGGCGCCCGCTCCTCATACAGGTAAGGAACCTTCAGTCCCTGTGGTGTCCTGGGACCACCTTGTGGCAGGAATCAGAGGAGAGAGGTtcctgcctgggagggagggcgCTGACTGGagcctccctggggctggtgaGGACAGTGGCACTGAGGCCcatggggaggcaggtgggctgtCTGACTGGCTGCAGCCCTCCAGGCATTGAAGGAGCTCCTGGAGACGTGGGGCAGCAGCAGTGCCATCCGCCGCGCACCCCTGGCACAGCAGCACTACATCAGCAAGGCCATCCTTGTGTGCCTGGCGCATCTGGGGGAGGCAGAGCTCCAGGACTGCCGGGACGGTGAGCAGGCGGGATGGGCGCCCCATCCCCATCCATGATGCCCCCTGGCACTCAGCCTGTGCACGTTGGCGCCTCCAGAGTTGCTGGCCAGCCTGATGGCGGGAGTGCAGAGTCATCTGGATAGCAGCCTGCCCTCTGTGCGCCGCCTGGGAATGATCGTGGCTGAGGTGGCCAGTGCCCAGATCCACCCCGAGGGGCCTCCCCTGAGGTTCCAGGTGAGCGAGGGCTGCGCTGGCTGTGCCCTCCCTAAGCTACCATCACTTCTGCCCCGATGCAACCCACTTTCCTGGATCCAGGCCCGTGGCGCATCTGTGTGTTGGCCCTGGCCACCTTGCTGAGGCCAGCTGGGTGGGGAGGCCTGGCCCCTCAACTCCTGCCCAGCACGTGACCCCGGATGGATTCCCTACAgtgtttagaagcattttctctagACAAACTCTCAGGCCACTCCTCTGTCTGCTGAGCCCTCTGGGACATCCTTGGAGACGATGCCACATCTGCTGTGTCTCCAGGGTATTCCTAGCTCCCTCAGGTGGCCCCTCCAGCCTTTAGCCCCCCAGTGCCACCCTCTGCTGGAGGGGGACACTTTGACAGTTGCTCTTGAAAGGCCACTGGCTGCCAGAAGCTGTGATGGGGGAGCCTTGGAGGGGCCTGGCGGTGCTGCTCCAGTTGCTCCCGTCCCAGCCCTCTTCCCTCGTCTGTGTCACAGTATGAAGAGGATGAATTGACCCGTGAGCTCCTGGCCTTGGCCACCCCACAGCCTGCGGCTGACAGCCCCTCGGAGGCAGGGTGAGGGTCTCCGTGCCCCCTGGTCCCCACCTGGAGCTCTGGGCATGGTTGGCTGGCTCCTGCACACCTGTTACTCCTATCTTATTGTCACTGAGACAGAAGCTAAGacgagggtgggggtggagagaacaTTTCCTGAGGAAGCTTGGGTTCTGGGACCAGAAACTACTGGGGTGGCCCTGAAGGGTCCGTCTTTGTCCCCAAAGCCCGCCTGTTGCTCCACTCACCGCAGAGACCCCTAACGAGGAGATGGTGAGCAGCGGTGGCCCCCAGGCTCAGCCAGAGGGCTCCGACTCTGAGCTGGACAGGTAGGGGGCAGCCCCACAGGTTGAGCACGAGGGCGCTGGTGGGACCTGACTCTGGTTGGGAGCCAACtggctccctctgctctctgggcGACCCGTGAGTCCCGCGTGGCTGTGCTTCTTCCTCAGCGACGACGAGTTTGTCCCCTACGACATGTCGGGGGACACAGAGCTGAGGAGCAGCAAGGCACCTGTGTACGTGCGGGACTGCGTGGAAGGTGCGCCCTCCCCAAGGCCTGGGAGGCTGGCCCAGGGTGGGAACTGTCCTGTCCCATTTCTGCCTTCTGCCCAGTGCCCAGACCCTGGCCACCTGCTCTGCCTCACGCAGGGCGCTGATGGAGGCCATCTGGGTTCTGCGCAGCTCTGACCACGTCCGAGAACTGGGAGCGCTGGGAGGCAACCCTGCGGGCCCTTGAGGGGCTGATCTTCAGGAGCCCAGCTGCCACTCAGGAGGTGAACGAGTGGGGGCCGGGCTGTTAGGGTCACGGGAGGTGGGCATCTTGGTGTGGACGTGTCCCGGCAGGTCTGGCTCGCATGTGCCTTGGTGGCAGGGCCTCTGCcttggtgggaggtggagggtgcAGAGGCCCCGGCTCTCCGAGATGAGTGCCTTCCCTTGTGTACCCTGATCCCTGTGTGTAGGTGAGCGTGGAGCTGGCCAAGGTGCTACTGCACCTGGAGGAGAAGACGGGCGTGGCAGGATTCGAGGGGCTACGCCAGAGGGCCCTAGTGGCCGTCACAGTCACAGACCCGGTACGGGTGAGTCCCTGTGGCTGTGTGGTGTGCGTTGTGCCCCCAGGTAGTGCCCACACTGGGGCCCTGCCTCTGGGTTGTGGCCTACAGTGGCCTCTTGTCTGCCTGGTGTAGGTGGCAGAGTACCTGACCACACAGTTCTACGCCCTCAACTACAGCCTTCGGCAGCGCATGGACATTCTAGATGTAAGTGCAATGGACCTCTGTCCCATTTGTCGCAAGGTGCCCCAACGCAGGGTGAGGGGCGGCCTGGCACAGAGACCCTGGCTGGGGAGCAGATGTTGACCAGAATCTACATGGATGAGACCATAGACCATCCCTGAGTTCCCTGATACCAGATCTGAGAGGCTGGGACTGGTGTCTGATGTTTTCTTGACAGTGTGTGGGCTTCCGTGGCTGCGTTCTTTGTTCTAAATATTAAGCAACAGTTTTACTGGGATGTAAtgcacataccataaaattctgttttaaaataagtaaaatgtggtatgttcatacagtggaatattagttggccttaaaaaggaaggaaattctgacataggCTACtgtggatgaactttgaggacattacactcagtgaaataagccagacacaaaaagacaaatattctatgatTCCGCTTATATGAGACCCCTAGTGCTGtcagattcacagagacagaatgtggaagggttggggtggggagagtcagTGTTtagtggggacagagtttcagtttggaaagaagagaaagttctagagatggcagtggtggtggcacaatagtgtgaatgtacttaatgccattgagctgtacacttaacAATGGTTAGGATGGTGAACATCATGGCATGCGTTTCATCACAGTTAAACAGAGATAGACTACGCTAGAGAGAAGTTCAGCATCTCCACGTTAACGGTGCAGGGGCATCTGGTGCATTCCCGATGTTGTGTGACCATCTCATGTGCCTACTTTCAGGACAGCTTGCATCACCCTCAAAAGACAGGCCTgtggaggagggtagagctcagtggtagaacacgtgcctagcatgcatgaggtcctgggttcaatcgccagtgcctccattaaaaaagcaagcaaataaataaacctaactaccctcTCCCTCCCTAAAAAGAAGCCCCATGACACTCattccctggcccccagccctgcagccactTGTCTGctctctggatttgcctgtcCTGGGTGCTTCCTAGAAAGGAGGTCCCATGTATGGCGTCTGGGACTGGGCCCGTCCACGTGTGGCCTGGGCCAGagcttccttccccctttcccgTGAGGATTGGATGGGCTTTGGGCAGAGAGGTGCCCTGGCCAAGGGGATGGAAGGCTCTGGCTTGTCAGCAAGGAGCGTGTTCACCTTTCCCTTCTGTCCCCCAACAAAGCGAAGTGAGCCTGAGGACTTGGAACTGACTTTCCATGGGGTTCCCAGAGGCTTCCCCACACAGACCGCCAAGGCTGCTGGTGCCAAGGGGGCTTCTACAGCACCTGCTTCACCTGGAAGTAGGGAATATGTCATCCCTCCCCAGTGTGACTGTGGCTGCCCCAGGTCTTTCCTCTCCTCTAGGTCCTGACTCTGGCTGCCCAGGAGCTGTCCCGGCCCGGGCGCCGCCAGAAGCCTCCCCAGCGGGGCCCCCCAGgtcccggcccccagcccggCAGCCCCGCCACCCCCGCCTGGCGAGCAGTGGTGGAGGAGCGCATCAGAAGCAAGACCCGGCGGGTCTCCAAGGTAGGCTGGGGCCTGGGCGGGACCTCTGGGCGCTGTCTGCACCAAGGGGGCACCCATGCTAGTGTCCTGTGAAGGGAGAGTTTTTGGTACAAGTGAGTGATGTGACTGACTCAGACAGAAGTGGTTTTAAACCATGAATACACGTGTGGGTGTGAAAACAGCCCCAAGAATCTTACATTAGCAAGGACTGGCCTGGCGTGTGCAGGGTCATCAGGGTTTGTCTAGGCCAGGGCTAAATTTGCTCCACGGGATGTCCGGCCACGTCTGGAGACATTCTCGTTTCTCACTTGGGGGTGGGTGCTGCCGGCCTCCCCTGCCGTACAGGGCTGTCCCTCCAGGAGAGCACGTGGCCTGTGTCCCTGGCATGAGtcctctgggggaggggctgtgctctGTGCCCTGTGCCCAGTGTGGCACCTAGTGACCCTGTGTCTTTGGCAGGGGTCTGCGGGGCAGGGACCAGCTGCTGACCCCAACAAATTCAACTCAGTTGCTGGCTACTTCTTCTTCCCCCTCATCCAGCTTTTCGACAGGTGAGTGACTTTTCTGGAGGCCTGTAATTTGGGGAATAGGAGCCCTGGACACCTGTGGGAAGGAGGGTTCCCAGGGTGGGGCTTAGGTGTGgtttggggagcagaggggccaggaCCTCTGCTGTGGTCTTAAATTAAGTGACATGAGGGCATTAGGTGTCAGGGTCTCCATCTCAGATGCCGGGTTCATGGTGGGGCCAAGGCAGAGCCTCACTCTGGTGCCTTGAGGTGGCACACACCCTGCTGCCCCTCACTCCGTCCTCATCCAGCCGCAACCTGAGCAGAGTATAGACATGCTCTGCTGCTGCTTACATGGGGTATGAGGCTCGGGATGGTGAGGAGGGCCTGGCCTGGAGCCCTTcccagcagaggcagggctggggctgcgcCTTTGCTGCAGTGGCCCTGCAGGAGGCGGCCCTGCGCCCTCACCCAGGCCTGCGCTTGCAAAGTGGCCGGGCATCTGTCCAACACCTTCTCCTTCTGGGTCTGGATGCCCTGTGGGGACAGGCAGTAAGGAGGGGCATCCAGGGGCTTGGGGTGTCCCTTGGTGGCCCAGGAGGTTGGGGAACTGGCCTTGGGGTGCCTGGCCTGCACCATTCACTGGGTTCTGTGTTGTAGACCTCTAGTGACCTTCGACCTTTTGGGAGATGACCAGTTGGTTCTTGGGAGACTGGTGCACACCTTAGGGGCCCTGATGTACCTGTCCGTGAACACCATGGTAAGCTGGGACACGGCATGTGACAGCCCCATCTCGCGTGGAGTCTGCGCCATGGTTCTGTCCCCACTGTGAGCCTCACCTTGGGACAGGAGTC
This window harbors:
- the TELO2 gene encoding telomere length regulation protein TEL2 homolog isoform X2, with protein sequence MKSRGMDPVLSTVRLTVREAVHTLSSSEDGGCIFSTLGSLKRYLGETENPALPEEQEEFARIHFSTFLRCLVGKLSPDWLELLPDGQLEELWASFFLEGPADQAFLVLMEAIEGAASPSFRLMKMARLLARFLSAGRMAAVMEGQCRQQTEPAFSLLQETLLSKVVGLPDHLGNRLQRENLAGFFPQNYFPLLGEELLQALQVVVESLRGGLDCSVSFLSQVLGKACVHGRQKELLGVLVPRLTALTQGSCLWQRVCWRLVERVPDRAMEAVLTGLVEAASGPEVLSWLLGNLVMKSKKAQFVMTQKLLFLQYRYTTPVLRSLLGYLAMDSQRRPLLIQALKELLETWGSSSAIRRAPLAQQHYISKAILVCLAHLGEAELQDCRDELLASLMAGVQSHLDSSLPSVRRLGMIVAEVASAQIHPEGPPLRFQYEEDELTRELLALATPQPAADSPSEAGPPVAPLTAETPNEEMVSSGGPQAQPEGSDSELDSDDEFVPYDMSGDTELRSSKAPVYVRDCVEALTTSENWERWEATLRALEGLIFRSPAATQEVSVELAKVLLHLEEKTGVAGFEGLRQRALVAVTVTDPVAEYLTTQFYALNYSLRQRMDILDVLTLAAQELSRPGRRQKPPQRGPPGPGPQPGSPATPAWRAVVEERIRSKTRRVSKGSAGQGPAADPNKFNSVAGYFFFPLIQLFDRPLVTFDLLGDDQLVLGRLVHTLGALMYLSVNTMVAVPMGKALLEFVWALRFHGDIYVRQGLLSAVSSVLLSVPAERLLADLPDELLEAQSWLADVAQKDPDEDCRTLAIKALLLLEKLRDKLLPPPPP
- the TELO2 gene encoding telomere length regulation protein TEL2 homolog isoform X1; translated protein: MKSRGMDPVLSTVRLTVREAVHTLSSSEDGGCIFSTLGSLKRYLGETENPALPEEQEEFARIHFSTFLRCLVGKLSPDWLELLPDGQLEELWASFFLEGPADQAFLVLMEAIEGAASPSFRLMKMARLLARFLSAGRMAAVMEGQCRQQTEPAFSLLQETLLSKVVGLPDHLGNRLQRENLAGFFPQNYFPLLGEELLQALQVVVESLRGGLDCSVSFLSQVLGKACVHGRQKELLGVLVPRLTALTQGSCLWQRVCWRLVERVPDRAMEAVLTGLVEAASGPEVLSWLLGNLVMKSKKAQFVMTQKLLFLQYRYTTPVLRSLLGYLAMDSQRRPLLIQALKELLETWGSSSAIRRAPLAQQHYISKAILVCLAHLGEAELQDCRDELLASLMAGVQSHLDSSLPSVRRLGMIVAEVASAQIHPEGPPLRFQYEEDELTRELLALATPQPAADSPSEAGPPVAPLTAETPNEEMVSSGGPQAQPEGSDSELDSDDEFVPYDMSGDTELRSSKAPVYVRDCVEALTTSENWERWEATLRALEGLIFRSPAATQEVSVELAKVLLHLEEKTGVAGFEGLRQRALVAVTVTDPVRVAEYLTTQFYALNYSLRQRMDILDVLTLAAQELSRPGRRQKPPQRGPPGPGPQPGSPATPAWRAVVEERIRSKTRRVSKGSAGQGPAADPNKFNSVAGYFFFPLIQLFDRPLVTFDLLGDDQLVLGRLVHTLGALMYLSVNTMVAVPMGKALLEFVWALRFHGDIYVRQGLLSAVSSVLLSVPAERLLADLPDELLEAQSWLADVAQKDPDEDCRTLAIKALLLLEKLRDKLLPPPPP
- the TELO2 gene encoding telomere length regulation protein TEL2 homolog isoform X3, with the translated sequence MDPVLSTVRLTVREAVHTLSSSEDGGCIFSTLGSLKRYLGETENPALPEEQEEFARIHFSTFLRCLVGKLSPDWLELLPDGQLEELWASFFLEGPADQAFLVLMEAIEGAASPSFRLMKMARLLARFLSAGRMAAVMEGQCRQQTEPAFSLLQETLLSKVVGLPDHLGNRLQRENLAGFFPQNYFPLLGEELLQALQVVVESLRGGLDCSVSFLSQVLGKACVHGRQKELLGVLVPRLTALTQGSCLWQRVCWRLVERVPDRAMEAVLTGLVEAASGPEVLSWLLGNLVMKSKKAQFVMTQKLLFLQYRYTTPVLRSLLGYLAMDSQRRPLLIQALKELLETWGSSSAIRRAPLAQQHYISKAILVCLAHLGEAELQDCRDELLASLMAGVQSHLDSSLPSVRRLGMIVAEVASAQIHPEGPPLRFQYEEDELTRELLALATPQPAADSPSEAGPPVAPLTAETPNEEMVSSGGPQAQPEGSDSELDSDDEFVPYDMSGDTELRSSKAPVYVRDCVEALTTSENWERWEATLRALEGLIFRSPAATQEVSVELAKVLLHLEEKTGVAGFEGLRQRALVAVTVTDPVRVAEYLTTQFYALNYSLRQRMDILDVLTLAAQELSRPGRRQKPPQRGPPGPGPQPGSPATPAWRAVVEERIRSKTRRVSKGSAGQGPAADPNKFNSVAGYFFFPLIQLFDRPLVTFDLLGDDQLVLGRLVHTLGALMYLSVNTMVAVPMGKALLEFVWALRFHGDIYVRQGLLSAVSSVLLSVPAERLLADLPDELLEAQSWLADVAQKDPDEDCRTLAIKALLLLEKLRDKLLPPPPP